One Papaver somniferum cultivar HN1 chromosome 10, ASM357369v1, whole genome shotgun sequence genomic window carries:
- the LOC113316092 gene encoding uncharacterized protein LOC113316092, which yields MIANGEWSFTKDALHTFLASGIVLEDLPVPMGGEDYKVWTPHNKGQFSVSSAKEIIRKRQPILEGAKLLWRPAIHPSLAARNCKLLRGACATLDKAWLWIADVFGIFPHQNLTTAYKEAKGKSRMFKDLWLLAILVVRSELWMTRNGMVIKSQDDLRVLAYFRVQYRRVKISDPKECYWVPPEVDELQLCCDGASRGNPGRACAGVVVRDSEPNVLEAMSVGFWVRTNYLAELFCIIVALEWANKFGVGDICIRTDSMGADQAYSSDTLAILW from the exons ATGATTGCAAATGGGGAATGGTCATTCACGAAAGATGCTTTACATACGTTCTTAGCTTCTGGTATTGTTTTAGAAGACCTGCCAGTTCCGATGGGTGGGGAAGATTACAAGGTTTGGACACCGCATAACAAAGGGCAGTTCTCTGTTTCTTCGGCCAAAGAGATTATTCGCAAGAGACAGCCTATCTTGGAGGGTGCAAAATTGTTATGGAGGCCTGCTATTCATCCTTCTCTTGCTGCTAGAAATTGTAAATTACTTCGTGGTGCTTGTGCAACGCTTGACAAG GCGTGGTTGTGGATTGCAGATGTTTTTGGTATTTTCCCTCACCAAAATCTCACTACAGCTTATAAAGAAGCAAAGGGTAAAAGTCGTATGTTCAAGGATTTATGGTTGTTGGCTATTTTGGTTGTTAGATCAGAATTGTGGATGACAAGGAATGGTATGGTAATCAAAAG CCAAGATGATTTGCGTGTTCTTGCTTACTTTAGAGTGCAATATAGAAGAGTGAAGATTTCAGATCCTAAGGAGTGCTATTGGGTTCCTCCGGAGGTTGATGAATTGcaattatgttgtgatggtgcttctagAGGGAACCCGGGTAGAGCTTGTGCAGGTGTGGTGGTTCGTGATTCTGAACCTAATGTATTAGAAGCTATGAGTGTTGGTTTTTGGGTTCGTACGAATTATTTGGCAGAACTCTTTTGTATTATAGTGGCCTTAGAATGGGCGAATAAATTTGGGGTTGGGGATATTTGTATTCGTACAGATTCAATGGGAGCAGATCAGGCCTATAGTAGTGATACTTTGGCAATTCTGTGGTAG